The Lates calcarifer isolate ASB-BC8 linkage group LG24, TLL_Latcal_v3, whole genome shotgun sequence sequence ACAGCTGTGGCACCGTAGGTTTAGCAAGCTGTACTTTTGCAGTAGTGGTTAATGTGTTGTTGATCTTGgtcttttcatttgatttgttgacaataatcaAAATATAGAACATCACTAGACTTATCCTTTACTGCTGAATAATTATAATCTGTAGGTAGTGAATATGACCACTAGATGGAGGCGTGGATCCATGTATACCAGTGATTTAAACTGCTTCTActgtaatatactgtatcagCTCAGACAGAGCAAACAGGTTGTGTTCAAGTCCATTTCTTTCAGGGGAAAGCTTCAGTATCAGCTGTTCTGCAGGATGCTACCATCACAGAGCCAAGACTGAACAGGCAGCTGTCTACCATCAACAGACAGGTCACATTTACCTGTCGTCTGCATAgtaaaagttgtgtgtgtgttttttttgtttgtttttaactttctgtGAGatacttattttgttttttttatttaggagACCAAAGCACAGTATTACAAAGATCTTTGCAAGCAggtagaggagagaaaacaacagagagaaagagagaggaggagaaacaccTCTGAGGAACAAGAAGTTAGTTACTTCAGTACAAGAAGGATACTATAGTTTTGAGTCATGTATGAGTTATACTTCTCTATCAGTGTGATTTCCAAATAACCACTTGTATGTTCACTATTGGTTTTACAATTCTCCCTTCATCTGCAGCACAATGAGACCATGCAGCACTCCATCTGGGGGATGCCAGGAAGTGGCGCCCCAAACTACCACCTGGGCACAGTGAGAAGGACCAGAAGCCTCTACACCGCCGGGATTTTACCCCAAGAGCAGGTACAACAATGCACCGCTCATGAGCTGAGCATTGTTCCCTGCAACAAAAAGCCCAGTGTGCTCGGAAAGTCTCATGATCGCTCAGGCTTTGATGGGAAGGAACTGAAAGAGAGTCTGCAGCCTGGTCTAATGCAAATATCTGCTGCTACCATGTCATGCTCAGGATTATAAAGCTGAAGCTAAAGTTACAGTTAAATTAAACTTCAACCAAAGTCAGAAATATCAGAAAGAGCAAGTGCAGGGAATCAGTGCAGGTATAaggggcagcagcagcataaTTGACCATGAAAGCTTGTGTTGTTTCTCATCTGCACAGTTACAATAtaacaaacagacattaaaaaaaaaattctgagaAGAATCCTTTATTTACTTTTGCTCTAAAACGCCCTCATTGAGGCTTAAGCCTCCTGCTGagctttgctgtgttttcttaagTAAAATGTCAACCTGACCTCCTCTCCACATACTGCATtaatctgaaactgaaactcaAACCTTGGTCTTTGGTTCCCAACAGTAGGAGCTGGTCAGACTCTAAACAAGTTTTGTTTGAGGTCATAACATGAGTCTGGGTCCTGGGCCAGCATGACATTGCAACTCATTTCTTCGGCTGGTGCTCCTGAATGCTGTCATTGTTTCTGGTGCAGATCTGTGATAAAGGCTTCAGTGGGATCCCCTTCCGCCGCCTGTGAAAAGAAGACCATAACATCCCCAAACTGAGACGACTGAGAGCTGCACAGTTACAACAAACCTTACTTCTgactcttcctcttcctcttactgTTAGTGTTATAGCCATCAAGAAATTTGGGCTCTTTCAGTAGCAAATTCTGATGGtggcaaaacacaaaataaacacactgtgaaaataaaaccgTGACAGGAACAGTTGGAGTTTACAAAACAAGTGAGCCTTCTGTTTTCagcagcatgtacagtatatgttgcTACATGAACAGGTGCAACTTTTTCAGCATTGCATACCAAGACTGGACTCATGGCCTTTATTGATTCTTCCAATAACAGAGGAGGCATCTGCAAACTTAAGAAGGTGCTAAACCTTTAAGTTGTAATGTTACATTATTCATTGTCTTTGGGGGGGAGCTGTGCTTCCATAAAGTTGGGAGACTCACAGGAGATCCATTAAATAAAACTTCATTTCAGACTAGTCCCTAATATGGGTCAATCTGATGTTTGGAGGAGCTGGGAATTGACAGAGAGGTTACACTTTGATTCAGCATCTGACACATTGCAAATGATTGTTTCTACTTTGCTTGAAAGTTTGAGCTCAAAAAGTATCAGCCTACACAGGTCTGTGATAATGTTGCGCTCCTACTGATCTAAATCCCGCTGACGAGCTGAATGTGTTGTCGCTGTAAATGACTCACATCTTGGTAGAATACGTAGCTAATTTGCTACATATATAGTGTTGGACATTCAAAACAACCACATCGTTTGAATTACTAACTTAAATACTTTGAAATAATTGTCCAAAAAAGTTCCCCAGATTGCTCTTCCAGGTAATCTTCAGATAATTATACAGTGAAGAGAGATGACTCATCCCCTCTAATTGCTCGGCTTTGTTAGCCTGATGTTAGCAGGCTCCTAATTGGAGCAGTTTACGcatacacagtgtgtgtgtagttagtTTTCATAGGCTAAGGGCTTTATTGTagagggcagcagcagctttcCTCCTCAGTAGGAGAGTAATTATGATGTAGGGACAGTTATAAGGGACAGTGAAATACTGATGGTTAGAGCATAGGCTGGTAAGGTTGGTAATTATACTGTGTGACACTGAATTCTACAGAGGACGTACTTATTGGTTTATTGTTGTCTTGTGTACTCATGAactctctctatttttttttttcccgaTAAACTGTACAACCAGTTTTTAAATAGATTTGATtcattgtctcttttttcctcctcagtgtcATGGCAGACCTCTTAATCAGCTCACACATCTCAGATTTTTTCAATGATTATAGTAGTCACATAGAGACTCTCCAATTTACACTTTCACCATCTGGATTCACTTTGTCAACTAGGAAACAGTATGAGCAACAACACTACTAATATCCACCCTTTCTCcaggaaggtcagaggtcatggtcagcAATATCACATTGTCCCTGCAACAAGAGGGGATTCAGTattttgctcaagggcactaAAACAAAGTGAAGTAGGGCTGGTGGAAGTCTAAAAGTTGTCTTGTCTTATGCCCAGTGGTAACCTTACTGAAGCCTGCTCTATGCCAACTTATTGACCACTTTCCATTTTATAAGGTATACCTATGGTGCAGTCTAATCACACCTTATCACcattttgatggaaaaaaaagatcaaaagaTGGAACAAGAACCCGCTGGAAATAATGAATTAGTATCAAAAACTAATGAGACACTTAAAATCActcaaaaataatgatatagtgcctcaaaaaaaaaaaaaaaaaaaaaaacttagacAAAGTTTCACATTATAATGACTTGCAGAAATGGGCTTCTATAATACCTTAATGGTGGTATGGGTCTGGTatgttgtattagactgcacTAGTTTTAGCTGGGTGTACCTTATAAACTGGCAACAGAGCGTATAATTGTCTCTATACCCTTATGAACCTTACTATATAGGACTTCTAGCCTGAAACTAATTTTACTTAATGTCTCTTCTTACAGAAAAATGAACTCCTAATACATTTATCTCATTAACTGGCGCCACATTAACATAAAGCACGATAAAGTCAGATGATAACAGCCGGGACTGCTGTAATGTAACAGTGGGTGTGGATGTAAATGGTTAACTGTCCGTGTCGACGTCAGACTGGTTCCTGCTGCTCTGGGCCGCAGCTTTGGTCTGGACAGGACAAATACCCCCAAAACCGCTCCACGACTTCTCCCAACAGATCAACCAGCCGCTGGAATAACATCCTGAAAATGGGCAACTGTCAAGTAAGTAACATGCTGTTGTCTTTAATAGTGCACTGCACTGGTTgtagatattaaaaaaacaaaaaaactcaactATCAGCAGATTGAGCTGCCTCGCTCCAAGTCTGAGCGACAGTCTCGGTTTAGTGAATTGAATCAAAAGATTTTGATCCAGGCAATCATCAGGGTAGGTGTCAGATTCCGGGTAGTTCATAGTTAATgtgaatttaaatattttatatattaatgGATCGATCACTGCAGCGGATTTATTCGCCGTCAGTCACTAGCGCAACGCATAAACATCGCGATAAATCTCCTTAACTGTGACTGAACTGAAGAGCTGCAGGCTACACATTCTTAATATTTGGTGTTTCTTTAAATACCAGACGATTTAAAACGTGGTTAATGACACCGTGTGACAGACAACCGAGTCTGGGTTTACGCAGAGGGAAAGAGCCACTCCCCTGCGGAATTCATCACAGCACCGTTAGACGAACACAGTCATATGAATGAGTGGGTTCTGTATGTTGGGCATGTGTACGTGTTAAGCAAGAGTAAGTGTCTCAAAGTGCAAAGATGGGGGAGggtgttttttcattttggtacAGTTCTCCTTTTACGTTCATTTGTTCATATAGCtttattttgtacattgtttttcctatttttgtGACGTAATACCTTCATATGTACTTTAAGGTGCTTTCAGTTTCAAATAACATCCAATTCATTTTCAGGAAATACATACAATGGGTGCCCCAACACTAAATATAAGGATTACATAATGAAACTGTGTACATTGTCCTTGTTTTGTTAAAGATAAGTGACTTTCTGGAGAAGATATATTTCCAAATGGGGGATGCTTTAAAACCTTCTCAAAGACCCCTTTAGGCCCCTGAACCGCACTTTGAATTACAGCCGGCATTCACACGGCCCCCACCAAGTTTGTTTAAAGACCCTGGCCCCGAATTCCTCAGCTGAAGCATTGTATGATAGTCCTCCCCTCCCCCATCTCCCAGCTGCTCCTGCTTCGCTGTCATGAAACCCTCTGAACTTCATTTACTTAAACAGTGATTGGGTTGATATAATCACAGGGTGTTACAAGAAGCTTTGTAGTGAATGTACATAATAGTTGTTGTTTGTTCCCTCAGCCTACAATCGTGCCCTATGAGGATTTCGATGTCATAGCTGACATCAAGGGCATCCGCAAAGCCTGCAAAGGCCTTGGTAAGTTGGAAAtattggggtggggtggtgtttgctttcatttttaagCTTTACACACTAATTACATTGTTTGTTATTGTGctacatctgttttgttttgtttttttcttttcaggaaCGGATGAGCAGGCCATTATTGACATCCTGGCAAACCGCAGTTCATCTCAGCGGCAGGAAATTAAACAggcttattttgaaaaatatgacGATGTAAGTAATACACAATAATATCTACAGCATATGTCTTTTACtgtataattttttaaaattagaattCAGATTTGAAATGTATTAGAAATAtgtgtttctccctgtttctttcctctctttcacttaAATTCGGTCTCCTTGTGACAGGAGCTGGTGGATAAGTTAAAGAGCGAGTTGTCTGGAAACTTTGAGAAGGCCATCCTCGCCATGCTGGACCCGCCCGTCATCTACGCTGTGAAGGAGCTGAGGAAGGCCATGAAGGGCCCAGGCACTGATGAAGATGTCCTGGTGGAAATCCTTTGCACCGCCACCAATGCTGTAAGCTGCAAATTAGCATCtttataaacaaaatgattcatatttaaaataatccAACTTTATATTTGTTGTACCAAAATGTTTTCCACAGGACATCGCCATGTTCAAGGAATGCTACTTTCAGGGTAAGCCAATAAGTAATGAAGCTTGaaattacttttatttgcatatttttattttggagtACAGATCACTTTTAGCAACAATTAAACCTCTCAGCtactaaatgtcacagtttcCCTTCCTTGTGTTATGACCTCTGGAGGAAACTGCTCTGGGTGATTCATTTGGGCCAACATACACCACATACAGTCCTATTCTTGTCCATTAAGCAATGTAATGTACAGTCACACTTTGTTTAGTCAAGGCCCATCCTGCTGTAACTTCCTTTTCACTGTGATAGCAGTGCTGATTCTGTACCCGATTATGTTTACCAACATCATCTTTCATTATTGTAGGATTCCTCAGTGGCTCTGGCATCAGTAGGTTTACACTTGATACTGGCGTAATTctagaaaatatgttttagaaattttcttttcttttctctgaaaagtttaaattaaattagGATTGTTAGTGACTGGGGCAAAGATATGTTAGTGCCAAAACCCAGATGGAtgctgtcactgttgttggCTGGGATGAGGTAGCAGAGGGAGCTTGGTTGTTTGTTCGCTAATTAGACTCGACATCCTGTTGCATCATATTATTTTGACAATGGTCAGAGAATAGTGTCACCAGTCAGAGGGTACAGTACAATTATGATGACACAGCCTGATAGCCACTGTGGGGTGTACTGCTACAATACTGTGCAACACCACTGGAAACTGTTCTATGATAAGCATATGGTTGAATTAAAGCCACTCTTGGAGTGTCAAACAAAACTGAGCATTATTATGTTTGAAAAGAGTTAGAATTTATCGCTGAGCAGTTGGATTAGATGGCATTAGACTTCACAGGTGTACCTATtaaagtggccactgagtgtGTTTCTTACTGGTATCAGATCTTCCAGCACACAGTATGTCCAAATACTGAGCTTTATGTACTGACAGACATTCAGAATTTGAACTTTGGAAGACAGGATGATAAAATCTAAATCAGTGTGCATTTAGATTGCATTTCTGAGGCAGTTGAGCTGTTATATCTGTTATATCTAATAATAAGGAAAATGTACATGAGATATTTCCATCAATTACAATTACTCTGCCACCAGCAGATGGTCTCAGTTGAACATTTTGTTATTATAGCAACCACTACtgaccatagactgtatattaagatcattaatcattaaataTAACCATAAAAACTGTTACATCCACCATTTTCTGCTAGCCACTGTACTAATTTGCTATGTGGAGCTAAAATGTTGCTAATGTACTAATTCCTTTTTAATAATACCTTTTGGTCCACCTCTGTTTTGCACGATAATTGCCATTATCCAGCGTTGTTGATTGCTTCCAGTAACAGCTTCAAAAGCAAAAGCACTGTCCTCTACCGTTACTGGAAGTTTGGAGCTTGCTGCATAGCTGTGCACCTACACAGATAGTGAGGGCAAAACATTCTCAGTTATATGAAAATGTCAGGCTGTGGTGTTAGTGTCTGAGAATCTAAAAAGGGAATGAATGCTTTCTAGACTCAAACTTCTTTGTCACATGGGCAGAAATCCATCACTGAAGAGGCATGCCTCATTAAACTAAAAGGAACTGCAGTCGCAGGGCTTGTATTTTAAGAACGAAAACAGGCCGGACTTGAAAATGTAGGACAATTATTAACTTTAGCTAACAGGGCAGGTTAAGGGAGAGTGGATACACCACAAAACCTCATTACAAATTAAGAACAGGATGCAGTGAATGTGACAAAATTGTATCTCACAGTACAAGAGTATCTAAGAGGGGACCTCCCCTTTAAACACTGTTCACTATATTTGactgtctttttgtttacattgcatTTCCTTTTCAGTGCATGAACGTGATCTAGACGCAGATATCGAGGGAGACACAAGCGGCGATGTAAGAAACCTCCTCATGGCTCTTTTGCAGGTAAGTGGCCTTGGGTTTCTACTCCACTCGTGTAACTAAATTCCCCCCATCTGTCTCTGGACTGAAATTGAGCTCGCTCTCACTGTGCCCAATTATGCCCTTtaaacacacccacacgcacacacacacacacacacacacgttggcCACAATCCAGACCCCCTCTCATTAGTAAGACCAGATACAGTTGCTTGAGTCAGACATGAAGACCTCACTACACAGCAAAAGTTACCTTAATCTACTTCTTTCAGGGGAACAGAGACGAGAGCTACGAGGTGGACGAGGAACTGGCTGAACAAGATGCTACTGCCCTGTTTGAGGTACTGTGTTCTTCTGCACTGCACCTTCACAACAGCCTCAAAGCAGattcattaatcaataataataactgtcTGATGCAGGCTGGCGAGGGTCGCTTTGGAACAGACGAGTCCACCTTCAGCTACATTCTGGCCTCCAGAAATTACCTGCAGCTCCAGGCCACTTTCAAGATATATGAGCAGGTAGGGTTTTGATGTTGCAGTCCATACATGCTGCAGTGATACTGAGTATCAGCTTATATGTCTGGGACATGGCAGGGTTGGTATCTTACATTACAGTGATAGAAGTGTTGGTTGTCATGCAGATACAGACAGACTTGTACTTAAACTTCTATGACTGTACTGTTCTTTCCTGGGACTTTAAATGTCACAAACACCCTAAAATATACTTCCTTCAAACACTCTAATTAATCACTAGTCACTATAGCCAAATCCAAAAGAAACTGTggatctgaaaatgaaactttacCACTGTGAAGCTTTGCCAGTGCTCGGTTTCAACTAGTCATTTTCTCTCTATAGCTCTCTGGAACTGAAATCCTGGATGCCA is a genomic window containing:
- the LOC108900017 gene encoding uncharacterized protein LOC108900017; its protein translation is MPSTKPKARVLVASRQMIDGNEVASLRDQSHPPLLTLTGTVHLAATDPIRPSSVQAAITGKASVSAVLQDATITEPRLNRQLSTINRQETKAQYYKDLCKQVEERKQQRERERRRNTSEEQEHNETMQHSIWGMPGSGAPNYHLGTVRRTRSLYTAGILPQEQICDKGFSGIPFRRL
- the anxa13 gene encoding annexin A13, which gives rise to MVNCPCRRQTGSCCSGPQLWSGQDKYPQNRSTTSPNRSTSRWNNILKMGNCQPTIVPYEDFDVIADIKGIRKACKGLGTDEQAIIDILANRSSSQRQEIKQAYFEKYDDELVDKLKSELSGNFEKAILAMLDPPVIYAVKELRKAMKGPGTDEDVLVEILCTATNADIAMFKECYFQVHERDLDADIEGDTSGDVRNLLMALLQGNRDESYEVDEELAEQDATALFEAGEGRFGTDESTFSYILASRNYLQLQATFKIYEQLSGTEILDAIENETSGTLKKCYTALVRVAKNPQLYFARRLNNAMKGAGTDEDTIIRIIVCRAEYDLETIKDMYLEKYDVSLKDALRDECSGDFKRLLLAICH